In a genomic window of Glycine max cultivar Williams 82 chromosome 13, Glycine_max_v4.0, whole genome shotgun sequence:
- the LOC100797116 gene encoding type I inositol polyphosphate 5-phosphatase 10, with protein MQMDIEFEDRQEETVSDMIPSNRQRKKQSFLWKVLAMRERNGRTIERSSNDSLDPLSVSSFDNRGSEPSMPSNEAIQNFRVFAATWNVGGQCPTGNLDLSDFLQVRNEPDMYVLGFQEIVPLNAGNVLVLEDNEPAAKWLALINQSLNGSSDLASKGLKPTASFGGPLFSQKPSLKKIKKTFKKLNGKRLRSCNCVLEMERKAGKDFCFRCQESNFNSDDSSTEEEDENFPIPVALATSQMKYSLVTCKQMVGIFVSVWMRRELVQYVGHLRICCISRGIMGCLGNKGCISVSMSFYQTSFCFICSHLASGEKEGDELRRNLDVIEILKNTQFPRICKTPHSRMPDKILDHDRIIWFGDLNYRISLSHDDAKRLVEKRDWPALFNKDQLKMEREAGRVFKGWKEGKIYFAPTYKYAFNSDTYYVEGVKVSKNKRRTPAWCDRILWHGGGIQQLSYVRREFKFSDHRPVCATFNVEVEVMFRGQKKKVSTCNFQNIHDLVSTRSPYYS; from the exons ATGCag ATGGACATCGAATTTGAGGATAGACAAGAAGAAACAGTTTCAGATATGATACCAAGCAATCGGCAGAGGAAAAAAcag TCGTTTCTGTGGAAAGTTTTGGCcatgagagagagaaatggaAGGACAATAGAGAGAAGTTCTAATGATTCCCTTG ATCCACTTTCTGTTTCATCTTTTGACAATCGAGGCTCAGAACCTTCTATGCCTTCTAATGaagcaattcaaaatttcag AGTTTTTGCAGCAACATGGAATGTAGGAGGGCAATGCCCCACTGGAAACCTTGatctgagtgattttcttcagGTTCGAAATGAACCAGATATGTATGTTTTGGG CTTTCAGGAGATTGTCCCTTTAAATGCTGGAAATGTGCTGGTATTAGAGGATAATGAGCCTGCTGCAAAATGGCTTGCTTTAATCAACCAATCACTCAATGGTTCTTCAGATTTGGCTTCTAAAGGACTAAAACCGACCGCGTCTTTTGGAGGCCCATTGTTCTCACAAAAGCCTTCTTTGAAGAAGATTAAGAAAACTTTCAAGAAACTAAATGGAAAGAGGCTAAGAAGTTGTAACTGTGTTCTTGAAATGGAAAGGAAGGCTGGTAAGGATTTCTGTTTTCGCTGCCAAGAATCAAACTTCAATTCAGATGATTCTTCCACCGAAGAGGAGGATGAGAACTTCCCAATTCCTGTTGCATTGGCTACTAGTCAGATGAAATACAGTCTTGTTACATGTAAGCAAATGGTTGGAATTTTTGTAAGTGTCTGGATGAGGAGGGAACTTGTTCAGTATGTAGGCCATTTGAGAATATGTTGCATTAGCCGCGGGATCATGGGTTGCCTTGGGAACAAG GGGTGTATATCAGTGAGCATGTCATTTTATCAGACAAGTTTTTGCTTTATCTGTAGTCATTTGGCTTCTGGAGAGAAAGAAGGTGATGAGCTTCGCAGAAACCTTGATGTCATAGAGATTCTAAAGAACACTCAGTTTCCAAGGATTTGCAAGACACCACATAGTAGGATGCCTGACAAAATCTTAGATCATGA CCGAATCATATGGTTTGGAGACTTGAATTACAGAATTTCATTGAGCCATGATGATGCAAAAAGGCTTGTGGAAAAGAGGGACTGGCCTGCTCTTTTTAACAAGGATCAG CTTAAAATGGAAAGGGAAGCAGGTCGTGTATTCAAGGGGTGGAAAGAGGGAAAGATCTACTTTGCACCTACTTATAAATATGCCTTCAACTCAGACACTTACTATGTTGAAGGTGTAAAAGTTTCAAAGAACAAAAGGAGAACTCCAGCTTG GTGCGATAGAATCTTGTGGCATGGAGGGGGAATACAGCAACTTTCGTACGTCCGCAGAGAATTTAAGTTCTCTGACCATCGACCGGTTTGTGCAACATTTAATGTAGAAGTTGAGGTTATGTTCAGGGGACAGAAGAAGAAAGTTTCAACTTGCAACTTTCAGAACATTCATGATCTTGTATCCACAAGAAGTCCATATTATTCTTGA